The Lacrimispora xylanolytica genome has a segment encoding these proteins:
- a CDS encoding rolling circle replication-associated protein: MADKKLIIGATETTEVIYIGSNLKAKGGKREMQGYYLGDKTSEFNYDKDGRQVHEKEIIVGKYHAKNYKQRNKNRRNLVKELIENNFQTRKCMMITLTFANIVKEQPKSTSLSSKKNNLFQEIYQDLEIIEGNFLKTMNDIFTPDNVIENKEKINDVAYDDKYHDLKTCNKEFKKFIQKMNYRYENFKYVAVMDKQENGNWHYHIICNLNYIEYNELKGIWNLGGVFIGKIGSKNQLLKVTNYLKKNMINARLYLKGEKGYLASKGLNRNIVLRSWATNEQTEFQEQGQRLEEIKREVEYSKKRIVEHNYSSWEMRDGYSTEIERNCTFKYYTYPIESNQYFTFADTAIRKHGG, encoded by the coding sequence ATGGCAGATAAGAAGTTGATTATAGGGGCAACCGAAACTACAGAGGTTATTTATATTGGCTCAAATCTTAAGGCCAAAGGTGGTAAAAGAGAAATGCAGGGTTATTATTTAGGTGATAAAACTTCTGAATTTAATTACGATAAAGATGGCCGTCAAGTTCATGAAAAAGAAATTATTGTAGGCAAATATCATGCTAAGAATTATAAGCAACGCAATAAAAATAGGCGTAACCTTGTTAAAGAACTCATCGAGAATAATTTTCAAACAAGAAAATGTATGATGATAACTCTAACATTTGCCAATATCGTAAAAGAGCAACCAAAGAGCACTAGCTTAAGTAGCAAAAAAAACAACCTATTCCAGGAAATTTACCAAGACTTGGAAATCATAGAGGGCAATTTCTTGAAAACAATGAACGATATTTTTACACCAGACAATGTAATAGAAAATAAAGAAAAGATTAACGACGTAGCATATGACGATAAATATCACGATTTAAAAACCTGCAACAAGGAGTTCAAAAAATTCATACAGAAAATGAACTACAGATATGAAAATTTTAAATATGTTGCAGTTATGGACAAGCAGGAAAATGGCAATTGGCATTATCACATTATATGTAATCTTAACTATATAGAATATAACGAACTTAAAGGAATCTGGAACTTGGGTGGAGTGTTTATAGGTAAAATAGGAAGCAAGAATCAGCTGCTAAAAGTAACGAACTATCTTAAGAAAAATATGATTAATGCAAGATTATATTTAAAAGGCGAAAAGGGTTATCTGGCATCTAAGGGGTTAAATAGAAATATTGTCCTCCGTTCATGGGCAACAAATGAACAGACAGAATTCCAAGAGCAAGGACAACGGCTTGAGGAAATAAAAAGAGAAGTTGAGTATAGCAAAAAACGCATTGTTGAGCATAATTACTCTTCGTGGGAAATGCGTGATGGCTACTCTACAGAAATAGAACGTAATTGTACATTTAAATACTATACCTATCCAATTGAATCCAATCAATATTTTACATTTGCAGATACTGCCATAAGAAAACATGGTGGATAA
- a CDS encoding recombinase family protein yields the protein MKVGYIRVSTTEQNTERQKAIMEGLGVERLYTDMLSGKNTDRPQLNALLDFVREGDIVVVESYSRLARSTKDLLDLVEKLNQKKVQFISQKENIDTSTPQGRLMFTMFAGLAQFERECLLQRQREGIEIAKQQGKYKGRPKKSLDNFTELYVSVKNEEISVSKASKLLGVSRSTFYRKMKEHEDSSEIDFG from the coding sequence ATGAAGGTAGGATATATTCGTGTATCAACCACAGAACAAAATACGGAACGGCAAAAAGCAATTATGGAAGGTCTTGGGGTAGAAAGATTATATACTGATATGCTGTCAGGGAAAAATACAGACAGGCCACAGCTTAACGCACTGCTGGACTTTGTTCGTGAGGGTGATATCGTAGTGGTTGAGAGTTATTCAAGGCTGGCACGTTCCACAAAGGATTTACTGGACTTGGTAGAAAAGCTGAATCAGAAAAAAGTGCAGTTTATCAGCCAAAAAGAAAATATTGACACATCAACGCCACAAGGTCGGTTGATGTTTACTATGTTTGCAGGACTGGCACAGTTTGAGCGTGAATGTCTGTTGCAGCGGCAGCGTGAAGGCATTGAAATTGCTAAGCAGCAAGGTAAGTACAAAGGTAGACCTAAAAAGTCATTGGATAACTTCACGGAGCTATATGTTTCTGTAAAAAATGAAGAAATAAGCGTATCTAAGGCAAGTAAGCTATTAGGGGTGTCACGCTCAACCTTTTACAGGAAAATGAAGGAGCATGAGGATAGCAGCGAGATTGATTTTGGCTAA